Proteins found in one Serratia plymuthica genomic segment:
- a CDS encoding nucleoside hydrolase, which translates to MRLIIDCDPGNGVPGANVDDGLALALALAAKPQISLELISIVAGNTPRDTGFAVANHLLQQTGYQVPLAVGAARALIEPPEPWRAHLDRAITDPELAALWRNTPYPQAVATPTPNAAVAIGELICNNPGEITLAAIGPLTNIAHALQLYPQMAQAVKEIVIMGGVFNVEGYLKDTNFGLDPEAARQVLTSGANITLAPLDVTTQTMLTQADLTRMTQPDTPLCRYLRATTQPWIYYSRQTRRLPGCWIHDALVIAWLLEPQLVSTAEYYVDVALEGAMTRGSSRRWRPDSLRLTVGMPEPQGKPVRVMEQVDNARLLALIGETLARA; encoded by the coding sequence ATGCGTTTGATTATTGATTGCGATCCCGGCAACGGCGTTCCCGGCGCCAACGTGGACGACGGGTTGGCGTTGGCATTGGCGCTGGCGGCCAAACCGCAAATCTCGCTGGAGTTGATCAGCATCGTAGCGGGCAATACGCCGCGCGATACCGGTTTTGCCGTGGCCAACCATCTGCTGCAACAGACCGGCTATCAGGTGCCGTTGGCCGTCGGCGCGGCGCGCGCGCTGATCGAACCGCCGGAACCCTGGCGCGCCCATCTCGATCGCGCGATTACCGATCCGGAGTTAGCCGCATTATGGCGCAACACGCCTTATCCGCAGGCCGTTGCGACGCCAACGCCAAACGCCGCCGTGGCCATCGGCGAGTTGATCTGCAACAACCCGGGTGAAATCACCCTGGCGGCGATAGGCCCGCTGACCAACATCGCCCATGCTCTGCAGCTGTACCCGCAGATGGCGCAGGCGGTGAAGGAAATTGTGATTATGGGCGGGGTGTTCAACGTGGAGGGTTACCTCAAGGACACCAATTTCGGTCTCGATCCTGAAGCCGCCCGACAGGTGCTGACCAGCGGCGCCAACATCACGCTCGCGCCTCTGGACGTCACCACGCAAACCATGCTCACCCAGGCGGATCTGACGCGCATGACGCAACCGGATACGCCGCTGTGCCGCTATTTGCGGGCGACTACCCAGCCCTGGATCTATTACTCGCGCCAGACCCGTCGTCTGCCGGGTTGCTGGATCCACGATGCGTTGGTGATTGCCTGGCTGCTTGAGCCGCAGTTGGTGAGCACCGCGGAGTATTATGTGGATGTGGCCCTGGAAGGCGCCATGACGCGCGGCAGCTCTCGCCGCTGGCGGCCGGACAGCCTGCGGTTGACGGTCGGCATGCCGGAGCCGCAGGGCAAACCGGTACGGGTGATGGAACAGGTAGATAACGCCCGCCTGCTGGCGCTGATTGGCGAAACGCTGGCCCGCGCATGA
- a CDS encoding alpha-amylase family glycosyl hydrolase gives MSLMPTVAQPTLYRIHPVSFRDGNGDGVGDVHGMVAALPYLKTLSIDGLVLPHELSAQVAAAVAAQGLGLWYCDGRSLVRHSDSRQQYLRSPLALEVVPFSIERLVEVLHARRATLADSLWSTGDADQPRVVSHWGQGNLRSADAFLTLLAMLPAPVCLYQGEELGLPHAAGLQDPLGAQTPMPWHEAPEQVTAGEIHWYQQVAIEHRALAISRQQHDSQSTLRYCQPLLALRRLPVIQHGELSAVSQKNGVVRLLITHQDQCLEALINLQPYTQAAAPSEATLPLAWQHGAQQEGHQWVLAGFASAIFTRNVNCESRGVTHG, from the coding sequence ATGTCGCTAATGCCTACCGTCGCTCAACCCACCTTGTACCGGATCCATCCGGTCAGTTTCCGCGATGGAAACGGGGACGGCGTGGGCGACGTGCACGGCATGGTTGCGGCGCTGCCTTATCTGAAAACGCTGTCGATCGATGGCCTGGTATTGCCGCATGAGCTGTCGGCGCAAGTCGCCGCTGCGGTAGCCGCTCAGGGGCTCGGATTGTGGTACTGCGATGGGCGGAGCCTTGTCCGCCATTCTGACAGCCGGCAGCAGTACCTCCGCAGTCCGTTGGCGCTGGAGGTTGTGCCCTTCAGCATCGAGCGGTTGGTTGAGGTATTGCATGCCCGTCGCGCCACGCTGGCGGACAGCCTGTGGAGCACCGGCGATGCCGACCAGCCACGGGTGGTCAGCCATTGGGGGCAGGGGAATTTACGCTCCGCCGATGCGTTTTTGACGCTGCTGGCGATGTTGCCTGCGCCTGTCTGCCTGTATCAGGGCGAGGAACTGGGCCTGCCGCACGCCGCCGGTCTGCAGGATCCGCTGGGCGCGCAAACGCCGATGCCGTGGCACGAGGCGCCGGAACAGGTGACTGCCGGGGAAATCCACTGGTATCAGCAGGTGGCGATAGAGCACCGCGCGCTGGCGATTAGTCGTCAACAGCATGACAGCCAATCCACTTTACGTTACTGCCAGCCGCTTCTGGCGTTGCGTCGCTTACCGGTGATCCAGCACGGTGAGTTGAGCGCAGTCAGCCAGAAAAATGGCGTGGTTCGTTTACTTATTACCCATCAGGATCAATGCCTTGAAGCGCTGATTAATCTGCAGCCTTATACTCAGGCGGCCGCGCCGTCTGAGGCGACCTTGCCACTGGCATGGCAGCACGGCGCGCAGCAAGAGGGTCATCAATGGGTTTTGGCGGGTTTTGCGTCCGCCATTTTTACACGAAATGTTAACTGCGAAAGCAGGGGAGTAACGCATGGCTAG
- the malM gene encoding maltose operon protein MalM has translation MKKNLLSLCLSLALSLGAPLAANADTPANVSVAPAISAATLQSLPWQPLVPPVSQEVKLDNVSPQINQGDIQGAIAAYTLPADRGSLEVTLSSISKNNSIYAPSVLVLDEHLRPAAYYPSSYFPYQPPGAMSADRLEGTLKLTPALGQKQIYMLVYTTRQDLAKTTQLTNPAKAYAAGVGNAVPDIPDPIASHSASGTLKLKVTAEQGSGNVMIGMLQPAPTAAPVVVGSTAPAAVAPAAAPAKPSEPMLNDTESYFNNGIRQAVKAGDIDKALKLMNEAERLGSTTARETFIGSVKGKG, from the coding sequence ATGAAAAAGAATCTGCTGTCACTCTGTTTGTCGCTGGCGCTGAGCCTGGGGGCGCCATTGGCGGCCAATGCCGATACGCCGGCCAATGTCTCCGTCGCCCCGGCCATCAGCGCAGCCACGCTGCAAAGCCTGCCATGGCAACCGCTGGTGCCGCCGGTCAGCCAGGAAGTGAAACTGGATAATGTCAGCCCGCAAATCAATCAGGGCGACATTCAGGGCGCCATAGCCGCCTATACGCTGCCGGCCGATCGCGGTTCGCTGGAAGTCACGCTGAGCAGCATCAGCAAGAATAATTCGATTTACGCGCCAAGCGTGTTGGTGCTGGACGAGCACCTGCGCCCGGCGGCTTATTACCCGAGCAGCTACTTCCCATACCAACCGCCGGGGGCGATGTCCGCCGATCGCCTCGAGGGCACGCTGAAGCTGACCCCGGCGCTCGGTCAAAAACAGATTTATATGCTGGTGTACACCACCCGTCAGGATCTGGCCAAAACCACCCAGTTGACTAACCCGGCCAAGGCCTATGCCGCCGGTGTGGGTAACGCGGTACCGGATATCCCGGACCCGATCGCCAGCCACAGCGCGAGCGGAACGCTCAAGCTGAAGGTGACCGCTGAACAGGGTTCCGGCAACGTGATGATCGGTATGCTGCAACCGGCGCCGACCGCCGCACCTGTGGTGGTGGGTTCAACCGCGCCGGCCGCGGTGGCTCCTGCCGCAGCACCGGCCAAGCCTTCGGAGCCGATGCTGAACGACACCGAAAGCTATTTCAATAACGGCATCAGGCAGGCGGTGAAGGCGGGCGATATCGATAAGGCGCTGAAACTGATGAATGAGGCTGAAAGACTGGGTTCCACCACAGCGCGTGAAACGTTTATTGGCAGCGTGAAAGGCAAGGGGTAG
- the malK gene encoding maltose/maltodextrin ABC transporter ATP-binding protein MalK: MASVTLRSVYKAFGEAVISKDVNLTIDDGEFVVFVGPSGCGKSTLLRMIAGLEDITSGDLLIGDKRMNEVPPSERGIGMVFQSYALYPHLSVADNMSFGLKLAGAKKAEISQRVNQVSEVLQLAHLLDRRPKALSGGQRQRVAIGRTLVAEPDVFLLDEPLSNLDAALRVQMRIEISRLHKRLQRTMIYVTHDQVEAMTLADKIVVLDAGRVAQVGKPLELYHYPANRFVAGFIGSPKMNFLPVKVTAAEPQQVQVELPNRQLVWLPVEGTQVQAGANMSLGIRPEHLLPSNASEVQLSGDVQVVEQLGNETQIHIQIPAIRQNLVYRQNDVVLVEEGATFAIGLPPHRCHLFREDGTACKRLHQEPGV; the protein is encoded by the coding sequence ATGGCTAGCGTCACACTGCGCAGCGTTTATAAAGCCTTCGGTGAGGCTGTGATTTCCAAAGACGTCAATCTGACCATCGATGACGGTGAGTTTGTGGTGTTTGTCGGGCCATCGGGCTGCGGCAAATCGACGCTGCTGCGCATGATCGCCGGGCTGGAGGACATTACCTCCGGTGACCTGCTGATCGGCGATAAACGCATGAATGAAGTCCCGCCTTCCGAGCGCGGTATCGGGATGGTGTTCCAGTCCTATGCCCTTTACCCGCATTTGTCCGTGGCCGACAACATGTCGTTCGGCCTGAAACTGGCGGGCGCGAAGAAAGCGGAAATCAGCCAGCGGGTGAATCAGGTATCGGAAGTGCTGCAATTGGCCCACTTGCTCGACAGGCGGCCCAAAGCGCTGTCCGGCGGGCAGCGTCAGCGGGTGGCTATCGGCCGTACGCTGGTGGCGGAACCCGATGTGTTCCTGCTCGACGAGCCGTTGTCGAACCTCGACGCCGCGCTGCGGGTACAGATGCGCATCGAGATTTCCCGTCTGCACAAACGCCTGCAGCGCACCATGATTTACGTCACTCACGATCAGGTGGAAGCGATGACGCTGGCCGACAAGATCGTGGTGCTGGACGCCGGGCGAGTCGCCCAGGTCGGCAAACCGCTGGAGCTGTATCACTACCCGGCCAACCGCTTTGTCGCCGGTTTTATCGGTTCGCCAAAAATGAATTTCCTGCCGGTCAAAGTGACCGCCGCAGAACCGCAACAGGTGCAGGTCGAATTGCCTAACCGCCAGCTGGTATGGCTACCGGTGGAAGGCACGCAGGTTCAGGCCGGCGCGAACATGTCTCTGGGCATCCGCCCTGAACATCTGCTGCCCAGCAATGCCTCTGAAGTGCAGCTTTCAGGGGACGTACAAGTGGTGGAGCAACTCGGTAACGAGACGCAAATCCACATCCAAATCCCGGCAATTCGTCAGAACCTGGTTTACCGCCAGAACGACGTGGTGCTGGTAGAAGAAGGTGCAACATTCGCCATAGGCCTGCCGCCTCACCGCTGCCATCTGTTCCGTGAAGACGGTACGGCATGTAAACGGCTGCACCAGGAGCCGGGCGTTTAA
- the ubiC gene encoding chorismate lyase, with protein MSGNRDSILPPLEWLSAQSPPVPAAVSDWLMEPGSMTRRFERHCGRVHVEPQRECFVTRDQLGEEAEHLPDSPRYWLREIVLLGDNQPWLLGRTVIPQETLTGPDQALVDLGTLPLGRYLFSSGELTRDYIHMGRQDALWARRSRLRLAGKPLLLTELFLPASPLYAAGSTETA; from the coding sequence ATGTCTGGCAATAGGGATTCCATCCTGCCGCCGCTTGAGTGGTTATCTGCGCAATCCCCCCCGGTACCCGCCGCCGTCAGTGACTGGCTGATGGAGCCAGGATCCATGACCCGCCGTTTTGAACGCCACTGCGGGCGCGTGCACGTCGAACCGCAGCGCGAATGTTTCGTCACCCGCGACCAGTTGGGTGAAGAGGCCGAGCACCTGCCGGACAGCCCGCGTTACTGGCTGCGTGAGATTGTACTGCTGGGCGATAACCAGCCCTGGCTGCTGGGGCGCACGGTGATCCCGCAGGAAACCCTGACCGGGCCGGATCAGGCGCTGGTGGATTTGGGCACGCTGCCGCTGGGGCGTTACCTGTTCAGCAGCGGTGAATTGACTCGCGATTACATTCATATGGGGCGGCAGGATGCGCTGTGGGCGCGCCGTTCCCGTTTGCGGCTGGCGGGCAAGCCGTTGTTGCTGACCGAACTGTTTTTACCTGCTTCGCCGTTGTACGCGGCGGGCAGTACGGAAACTGCATGA
- the ubiA gene encoding 4-hydroxybenzoate octaprenyltransferase has protein sequence MEGSVTQSKWRAYSHLMRLDKPIGSLLLLWPTLWALWIAGQGVPPLSILLVFVLGVFLMRAAGCVVNDYADRAVDGHVKRTAGRPMPSGRVSEKEAKILFVVLVLVSFGLVLTLNSMTIWLSLAALALAWVYPFMKRVTNLPQFVLGAAFGWGIPMGYAAVSESLPLSCWLLLLANICWTVAYDTLYAMVDRDDDLKIGVKSTAILFGRYDKLIVGLLQFATLLLLLWVGYLAQLSGAFYWSLLLAGALFIHQQKQIATRDRDACFKAFLDNNYVGLVLFIGIALSYWQG, from the coding sequence TTGGAGGGAAGCGTGACTCAAAGCAAATGGCGGGCTTACAGCCATCTGATGCGCCTCGATAAACCGATCGGCAGCCTGTTGCTGCTGTGGCCAACGCTGTGGGCGCTGTGGATTGCGGGGCAGGGTGTGCCGCCGCTGTCCATTCTGCTGGTGTTTGTCCTTGGGGTGTTCCTGATGCGCGCTGCCGGCTGTGTGGTCAATGACTATGCCGATCGCGCCGTTGACGGGCATGTGAAGCGTACCGCGGGGCGCCCAATGCCGAGCGGCCGGGTGAGCGAGAAAGAGGCCAAGATCCTGTTCGTGGTGCTGGTGCTGGTCTCGTTTGGGCTGGTGCTGACGCTGAACAGCATGACCATTTGGCTATCGCTGGCGGCGCTGGCGCTGGCGTGGGTCTATCCGTTTATGAAACGGGTTACCAATCTGCCGCAGTTCGTGCTGGGAGCGGCGTTTGGCTGGGGTATTCCAATGGGGTATGCCGCCGTCAGCGAGTCGCTGCCGCTGAGTTGCTGGCTGCTGCTGCTGGCCAATATCTGCTGGACGGTGGCTTACGATACGCTGTATGCCATGGTAGACCGCGACGATGACCTGAAGATTGGCGTCAAATCCACCGCCATTCTGTTTGGCCGTTACGACAAGCTGATCGTCGGTCTGCTGCAGTTCGCCACACTGCTGCTGTTGCTGTGGGTTGGATATCTCGCACAGCTGAGCGGGGCATTTTATTGGTCGTTGCTGCTGGCGGGCGCCTTGTTTATCCATCAGCAAAAGCAAATCGCCACCCGCGATCGCGATGCCTGCTTCAAGGCATTCCTGGATAACAACTACGTCGGGCTGGTGTTGTTTATCGGTATCGCATTGAGTTACTGGCAGGGTTAG
- a CDS encoding LacI family DNA-binding transcriptional regulator, with translation MDKQPARRITRADVARVAGTSVAVVSYVINKGPRPVAEATRLRVLAAIEQTGYRPNDIARALASGSTQTYGLVVPDISNPFFATLARALQREAFSQGRVLLLGDAGDDRQREYELINHLLSRQVDGLLYTSVDRHPWFDLIRASDTPCVMIDTIDSHAGICAIRVDEREAACQATRHLLQHGYLEIGIFVGPLTMLNAQDRLNGWRDALLEAGITPREEWIFEAPYTRQGGFQAAQKMVQGPRPRAVFTSNEQQALGCLSALAEHHLRVPDDLAIICFNGTQQSEFSVPPLSAVEQPIDAMARQAIAMLAAGAAQPELHEFAFQLHIRRSCGC, from the coding sequence TTGGATAAGCAACCCGCACGGCGCATCACCCGCGCCGACGTCGCCCGCGTAGCGGGCACGTCGGTCGCCGTAGTCAGCTACGTGATCAACAAGGGCCCGCGCCCGGTGGCGGAAGCCACTCGTCTGCGGGTGCTGGCGGCCATCGAACAGACCGGTTATCGGCCGAATGACATCGCCCGGGCGCTGGCCTCGGGCAGCACGCAGACCTACGGTTTGGTCGTGCCCGACATCTCCAATCCGTTTTTCGCCACGCTGGCGCGGGCGCTACAGCGTGAGGCGTTCAGCCAGGGTCGCGTGCTGCTATTGGGCGACGCCGGCGATGACCGCCAGCGCGAGTACGAATTAATTAACCATCTGCTGAGCCGTCAGGTCGACGGCCTGCTGTACACCAGCGTCGATCGCCACCCGTGGTTCGATCTGATCCGCGCCTCCGACACCCCCTGCGTGATGATAGACACCATCGACAGCCATGCCGGCATCTGCGCCATACGCGTCGACGAACGCGAGGCCGCCTGTCAGGCAACCCGCCATCTGTTACAGCACGGCTACCTGGAGATCGGCATTTTTGTTGGTCCGCTGACCATGCTTAACGCTCAGGATCGCCTGAACGGCTGGCGCGATGCGTTGCTCGAAGCAGGCATTACGCCACGCGAAGAGTGGATTTTTGAAGCGCCCTATACCCGCCAGGGCGGGTTTCAGGCAGCGCAGAAAATGGTTCAAGGTCCCCGTCCGCGGGCGGTATTCACCTCCAACGAACAGCAGGCGCTCGGCTGCCTCTCTGCGCTGGCGGAACATCACCTGCGTGTGCCGGACGATCTGGCTATCATTTGTTTTAACGGCACGCAGCAATCCGAGTTCAGCGTGCCGCCGCTCAGCGCGGTCGAACAGCCGATTGACGCCATGGCCAGGCAAGCCATCGCCATGCTGGCCGCCGGCGCCGCTCAGCCGGAGTTGCACGAATTCGCTTTCCAGTTGCATATCCGCCGTTCATGCGGCTGTTAG
- a CDS encoding maltoporin translates to MTVLRKLPLALAIAAGVLTTQAMAVDFKGYARSGIGWTGSGGEQQCFKATGADSKYRLGNECETYAELKLGQEVWKEGDKSFYFDTNLAYSVSQRSDWEDVTPGFREVNVQGKNLIDWLPGSTMWAGKRFYQRHDVHMIDFYYWDISGPGAGLENIDLGFGKLSAAVTRNSESGGSYGYLDNEWKQRPTVNDTFDVRLAGLELNPGGTLELGVDYGRANAQDNYRLADGASKDGWMFTAEHTQSILSGYNKFVLQYATDSMTSQNNGRSQGATIDNNGKMIRVLDHGAIDFNDKWALMYVGMFQDIDRDNNNGTTWYTVGVRPMYKWTPIMSTLLEAGYDNVKSQRTGDRNGQYKVTLAQQWQAGNSIWSRPAIRVFATYAKWDEKWGYANSDSGAAYTSGTAYNDTSAHTFSRGNDDEVTFGAQMEIWW, encoded by the coding sequence ATGACTGTCTTGCGCAAACTTCCTCTGGCACTGGCAATCGCCGCTGGTGTGCTGACCACCCAGGCAATGGCCGTTGATTTTAAAGGCTATGCACGTTCCGGCATCGGCTGGACCGGTAGCGGTGGTGAACAACAATGTTTCAAGGCCACCGGCGCCGACAGCAAATACCGTCTCGGTAACGAATGTGAAACCTACGCCGAATTGAAGCTGGGTCAGGAAGTGTGGAAAGAGGGCGATAAAAGCTTCTACTTCGATACCAACCTGGCTTATTCCGTTTCGCAACGTTCCGACTGGGAAGACGTGACGCCGGGCTTCCGTGAAGTGAACGTGCAGGGTAAAAACCTGATCGATTGGCTGCCTGGCTCCACCATGTGGGCCGGTAAGCGCTTCTATCAGCGTCATGATGTCCATATGATCGACTTCTACTACTGGGATATCTCCGGCCCGGGCGCCGGTCTGGAAAACATCGATCTGGGCTTCGGCAAGCTGTCTGCCGCCGTGACCCGTAACTCCGAATCCGGTGGCTCCTACGGCTACCTGGATAACGAATGGAAACAGCGCCCGACCGTTAACGACACCTTCGACGTGCGTCTGGCAGGCCTGGAACTGAACCCGGGCGGTACGCTGGAGCTCGGCGTGGACTATGGCCGCGCCAACGCGCAGGACAACTACCGTCTGGCCGATGGCGCCAGCAAAGACGGCTGGATGTTCACTGCGGAACATACCCAGAGCATCCTGAGCGGCTACAACAAGTTCGTGCTGCAATACGCCACCGACTCGATGACCTCGCAAAACAATGGCCGCAGCCAAGGCGCCACCATCGACAATAACGGCAAGATGATCCGCGTGCTGGATCACGGTGCCATCGACTTCAACGATAAATGGGCGCTGATGTACGTCGGCATGTTCCAGGATATCGATCGCGACAATAACAACGGCACCACCTGGTACACCGTGGGCGTGCGCCCAATGTACAAATGGACGCCAATCATGAGCACCTTGCTGGAAGCCGGTTACGACAACGTGAAATCCCAGCGTACCGGCGATCGCAACGGCCAGTACAAAGTCACCCTGGCGCAGCAATGGCAGGCGGGCAACAGCATCTGGTCACGTCCGGCTATTCGCGTATTCGCAACCTACGCCAAGTGGGATGAAAAATGGGGCTACGCCAACAGCGATTCCGGCGCCGCTTACACCTCGGGTACCGCGTATAACGACACCAGCGCACACACCTTCAGCCGCGGCAATGACGATGAAGTCACCTTCGGCGCCCAGATGGAAATCTGGTGGTAA
- a CDS encoding MFS transporter — translation MSETTLAPPQATGDTLAADERLATKEGRSQFWRATFSCWLGTAMEYVDFALYGLAAGMVFGDVFFPEATPMVALLASFATYSVGFIARPIGALIFGWIGDRKGRRVVLISTVALMGVSTTLIGLIPSYAQIGVWAPTCLVILRFAQGFGAGAELSGGAVMLAEYAPAKRRGLVASIIAIGSNSGTLLASLVWLLVLQLDKADLIAWGWRIPFLASILIAGGALYLRRHVRETPVFERELQQNHQRMLDSAAAPDDRSYLQRTKAFWVMLGLRIGENGPSYLCQGFIVGYVAKVLMVDKSVPALAVMIASLCGFLVIPLAGWLSDRFGRRITYRCFCLLLVLYAFPAFWLLDSRDPATVISVIVVGMCIASLGIFGVQAAYGVELFGVKNRYSKMAFAKELGSILSGGTAPLIATALLSGFGHWWPVACYFVVMAAIGLITTFFAPETRGRDLNLPQDAV, via the coding sequence ATGAGCGAAACAACGCTTGCCCCCCCACAGGCCACCGGCGATACGCTGGCAGCCGATGAACGCCTGGCCACCAAAGAAGGGCGCAGCCAATTCTGGCGCGCCACCTTCTCATGCTGGCTCGGTACCGCCATGGAATATGTCGATTTCGCCCTGTACGGCCTGGCGGCCGGCATGGTGTTCGGCGACGTGTTCTTTCCCGAAGCCACCCCTATGGTGGCGTTGCTGGCCAGTTTCGCCACCTACTCGGTCGGTTTTATCGCCCGCCCTATCGGCGCTTTGATCTTCGGCTGGATTGGCGATCGCAAAGGCCGCCGCGTGGTGCTGATCTCCACCGTGGCGCTGATGGGCGTCTCCACCACGCTGATCGGGCTGATCCCCTCCTACGCGCAAATCGGCGTCTGGGCGCCAACCTGCCTGGTGATCCTGCGTTTTGCCCAAGGGTTCGGCGCCGGGGCGGAGCTTTCCGGCGGTGCCGTGATGCTGGCGGAATACGCACCGGCCAAACGGCGCGGACTGGTCGCCTCAATCATTGCTATTGGCTCCAACAGCGGCACCCTGCTGGCCTCGCTGGTCTGGTTACTGGTGTTGCAGTTGGATAAAGCCGATCTGATCGCCTGGGGCTGGCGCATTCCGTTCCTTGCCAGCATCCTGATCGCCGGGGGCGCGCTCTATCTGCGCCGACACGTGCGTGAAACGCCGGTCTTTGAACGGGAACTGCAGCAAAATCATCAGCGGATGCTCGACAGCGCCGCCGCGCCGGATGACCGCAGCTATCTGCAGCGCACCAAAGCCTTCTGGGTGATGCTCGGCCTGCGCATCGGCGAAAACGGTCCGTCTTACCTGTGCCAGGGCTTTATCGTGGGCTATGTCGCCAAGGTGCTGATGGTGGATAAGTCGGTGCCGGCGTTGGCGGTGATGATCGCTTCACTGTGCGGCTTTCTGGTGATCCCGCTCGCCGGTTGGCTTTCCGATCGCTTCGGCCGCCGCATCACCTACCGCTGTTTCTGCCTGCTGCTGGTGCTGTATGCCTTCCCGGCTTTCTGGCTGCTCGACAGCCGCGATCCGGCGACGGTGATTTCGGTGATTGTCGTCGGCATGTGCATTGCGTCGCTGGGGATTTTTGGCGTGCAGGCCGCTTATGGGGTGGAACTGTTCGGCGTCAAAAATCGCTACTCAAAAATGGCGTTCGCCAAGGAGCTGGGTTCTATCCTCTCCGGCGGCACCGCGCCCTTGATCGCCACCGCGCTGCTGTCCGGTTTCGGTCACTGGTGGCCTGTCGCCTGCTATTTTGTTGTAATGGCGGCCATTGGCTTAATCACTACCTTCTTTGCACCGGAAACCCGCGGCCGCGATCTCAATCTGCCGCAGGATGCGGTGTAA